From one Paenibacillus sp. FSL K6-1330 genomic stretch:
- a CDS encoding GNAT family N-acetyltransferase: MITLRKITLENRRAIFNLEVSEDQRRFVASNLSSVASCYVLATNDGHPFPFAIYADEQPVGFVMITYRITGYELPTIADDSYCILRLMMDKQYQNRGYGRKAMTKILEFIRTFPAGPAHYCWISYKADNMAAKKLYESYGFRDNGESSGDELITVLQL; the protein is encoded by the coding sequence ATGATTACACTCAGAAAAATCACGTTAGAAAACCGACGTGCCATATTTAATCTGGAAGTTTCAGAAGATCAACGGCGCTTCGTTGCGTCCAATCTGTCGAGCGTGGCTTCGTGTTATGTCCTTGCAACCAATGACGGACATCCATTTCCATTTGCCATTTACGCGGATGAACAGCCGGTCGGTTTTGTTATGATTACTTATAGAATCACCGGGTACGAACTCCCGACAATCGCAGACGACAGCTATTGCATCCTGCGGCTGATGATGGACAAGCAATACCAGAACAGGGGCTATGGTCGAAAAGCCATGACAAAAATCTTGGAATTTATCCGTACCTTTCCGGCAGGGCCAGCACATTACTGTTGGATTTCTTATAAGGCTGATAACATGGCCGCCAAAAAGCTTTATGAAAGCTACGGTTTCCGTGACAACGGCGAAAGCAGTGGAGACGAGTTAATAACCGTGTTACAACTCTGA
- a CDS encoding DUF4179 domain-containing protein — protein MIEQQIQNAKRSYESMETDVDRLMERVRHSVASEDRSERTTGMLHKNRSQRIVRRLLLTAVGTLTACAVILGSGFVFPVMASVLQEIPFVGSVFQYVRDIGLKTASEKGMTAQLEQSVNDNGITLQIQEVMYDGDRLSIGYIQQVEDGFFDMGGPTNGIKFKIDGKPYADSVGASGPQAIDSKTGVGQISLQPFKQKLPDEFELTIEVAAVGGVKGHWDFSIPVKKTVSGMKSWMPMMSATDGETTLLIKKIGIKPGTGTMDVELEYRRPAAKAQDPMYDIQAITDTGIELEYYAMVGDGYVKDDTHIQLGTFQFEVPLVTPKSITLRPYLRGDVPVYGIRVPMNHEPSTDHPLIIPQGELGRLLVTKVERLKDKTMVHYRKEVIDPLQQTGLIIEDLEGKYNFFPWDMYIIPSEETETKLVDAQNNDYVTEFPALNPDQQPVFVTHEYKNPIFPKELEMTIPIQ, from the coding sequence ATGATCGAACAACAGATTCAGAATGCGAAACGATCCTATGAATCAATGGAGACAGATGTTGACCGTTTGATGGAGAGAGTCCGGCATAGTGTTGCCAGCGAGGATCGTTCAGAACGTACAACCGGCATGCTTCATAAAAACCGCTCACAGCGGATTGTCCGCCGCTTGTTGCTAACCGCAGTCGGAACTCTTACGGCCTGCGCGGTGATTCTCGGCAGCGGCTTTGTCTTCCCAGTTATGGCGTCTGTACTACAAGAAATTCCGTTCGTAGGTTCTGTGTTTCAGTACGTTCGCGATATCGGCTTGAAGACAGCTTCTGAAAAAGGAATGACTGCGCAACTCGAGCAAAGTGTGAACGATAACGGGATCACGCTGCAAATTCAAGAGGTGATGTATGACGGTGATCGTCTCTCCATTGGTTATATACAACAGGTTGAGGATGGCTTTTTCGATATGGGTGGTCCCACAAACGGAATCAAATTCAAAATTGACGGCAAGCCCTACGCAGACTCCGTAGGTGCGAGTGGTCCTCAAGCCATTGATAGCAAAACAGGAGTAGGACAAATCAGCTTGCAGCCATTTAAACAGAAGTTACCGGATGAGTTCGAACTAACGATCGAAGTAGCAGCCGTGGGAGGAGTTAAAGGCCATTGGGATTTTTCAATTCCCGTTAAAAAGACCGTTTCCGGAATGAAATCATGGATGCCGATGATGAGTGCAACGGATGGGGAAACCACCCTGCTGATTAAAAAAATAGGCATTAAACCAGGTACGGGTACGATGGATGTGGAATTGGAATACAGGCGGCCGGCAGCTAAAGCGCAAGATCCCATGTATGACATCCAGGCTATTACAGATACTGGAATTGAGTTGGAATATTATGCGATGGTAGGAGATGGCTACGTTAAAGACGATACGCATATTCAGCTGGGAACCTTTCAATTTGAAGTGCCCCTTGTTACACCGAAGTCCATTACGCTCCGTCCGTATTTGCGCGGGGATGTTCCGGTATATGGAATTAGAGTGCCGATGAATCATGAACCGTCGACCGATCATCCTCTAATTATTCCTCAAGGGGAATTAGGTCGTCTGCTAGTGACGAAAGTGGAACGGTTAAAAGATAAGACGATGGTACATTACCGGAAAGAAGTCATTGACCCCCTTCAGCAAACAGGGCTGATCATCGAGGATTTGGAAGGTAAGTACAATTTTTTCCCATGGGACATGTACATTATTCCATCGGAAGAAACGGAGACGAAGTTAGTTGACGCCCAAAATAATGATTACGTAACCGAATTCCCGGCCTTGAATCCGGATCAACAGCCAGTCTTTGTCACCCATGAATACAAAAATCCCATTTTCCCGAAAGAGCTGGAAATGACAATACCGATTCAATAA
- a CDS encoding RNA polymerase sigma factor, producing the protein MEQEERLRDWMEKYTNRLYRLAYTLTHSKAEADDRVQDGFIKAYYAMGTFDQLRDPFPWLAKIVINECKMAKRRSFREIVTNLLPERSSLSTEDTVLRSATRDEMYEVILQLPVVMRIPIVLHYLEELSVQQIADITGVPTGTVKSRLARGRAKLNRSLKEAGVHDRTTDSECETIL; encoded by the coding sequence GTGGAGCAGGAAGAAAGATTAAGAGACTGGATGGAGAAGTATACGAACCGTCTGTACAGACTTGCGTATACCTTGACTCACAGCAAGGCTGAAGCTGATGACCGTGTCCAGGACGGATTCATCAAAGCGTATTATGCGATGGGAACGTTTGATCAGCTGCGAGATCCTTTTCCATGGCTGGCGAAGATCGTTATCAACGAGTGCAAAATGGCAAAGCGACGAAGTTTCCGTGAAATCGTAACTAACCTTCTTCCGGAAAGGTCGTCGCTTAGTACGGAGGATACTGTTCTGCGTTCGGCAACACGCGACGAGATGTATGAAGTGATTTTACAACTGCCAGTGGTTATGCGTATCCCTATCGTCCTTCACTATTTAGAAGAGCTGAGCGTCCAACAAATCGCAGACATTACCGGCGTCCCGACAGGAACCGTGAAATCAAGACTGGCACGAGGAAGAGCAAAACTTAACCGATCGCTAAAGGAGGCAGGAGTTCATGATCGAACAACAGATTCAGAATGCGAAACGATCCTATGA
- a CDS encoding S8 family serine peptidase yields MSKLPDPTWARLGFPEAPDFTESGKNIGIVIIDKITPHPAIQHLGDRLKYVTVHDDFSITCQNIALEKPVDHDDASGEHGLMTLLALSHKSFVVQGKTHIGIAPAAHYIVLNHGAFRTGEGERLKAGIEWIMNKQKEWNIRIILSTGWHALDHQVYLKSTRKNSTVQALASAVRSGVLVVCSNGNTRTANILPPRDYLAVGGYNDRGLAEHHNHLPFPDEPYGRNAEGHFRPDVLAPRVYLTVPFCEFNKKADIVSYYWGTSGAATLVTGVAAYLMSVFQGLDATTLRSALTAYGDRIDGYDNLAPRINVTKAKTAIELGLITNQPQETLPSLQIRHTLKELHSQDDTKRAVALSTLVEKHLCSRDLLWQYTYDHSPIVKKIAVSALEKPINEAERQDFWDRLAQESEGGVRGWYAYALLQDARKNEGSQWIPLSTDINWTVRWCVSEYLAMFPDFFPQLETTHDPDSILSKASPLIQWLNDRNG; encoded by the coding sequence ATGAGTAAATTACCCGATCCTACATGGGCACGCCTAGGCTTTCCAGAAGCTCCAGATTTTACGGAATCCGGGAAAAACATCGGTATTGTTATTATTGATAAAATTACCCCTCATCCTGCAATTCAGCATTTAGGCGATCGATTAAAATACGTCACCGTTCATGACGACTTCTCCATTACATGCCAAAATATAGCTTTAGAAAAGCCCGTAGACCATGATGACGCTAGTGGTGAGCATGGATTAATGACACTACTGGCACTATCCCATAAATCTTTTGTTGTACAAGGAAAAACGCATATAGGAATTGCACCGGCGGCTCATTATATCGTACTTAATCACGGGGCGTTCAGGACCGGGGAAGGAGAACGATTAAAAGCGGGCATCGAGTGGATTATGAATAAACAGAAAGAATGGAATATACGAATCATATTAAGTACAGGATGGCATGCGCTAGATCATCAGGTATATCTGAAAAGCACAAGAAAAAACAGCACGGTTCAGGCACTAGCTTCAGCAGTTAGAAGCGGGGTTCTCGTGGTATGTTCAAATGGGAATACGCGTACAGCTAATATTTTGCCACCTCGCGATTATCTAGCAGTAGGGGGATACAATGACCGTGGCCTCGCTGAGCACCATAACCATTTACCATTTCCCGATGAACCGTATGGACGAAATGCCGAGGGGCACTTCAGACCCGATGTTCTAGCACCAAGAGTATACTTAACCGTTCCTTTTTGTGAATTCAATAAAAAAGCAGATATCGTTTCCTATTATTGGGGAACATCAGGCGCAGCAACACTCGTAACCGGAGTCGCAGCATACCTAATGTCTGTTTTCCAAGGTTTAGATGCAACAACTCTACGCTCTGCGTTGACTGCATACGGCGATCGTATAGATGGCTATGATAATCTAGCTCCTAGGATTAACGTCACCAAAGCAAAAACAGCGATTGAATTGGGTTTGATAACGAATCAACCTCAAGAAACTTTACCATCCCTGCAGATCAGGCACACCCTTAAAGAACTACATTCACAAGATGATACGAAAAGGGCGGTTGCTCTATCTACGCTCGTGGAAAAGCATCTTTGCTCACGGGATCTTTTATGGCAATATACATACGATCATTCACCCATCGTAAAAAAAATCGCTGTTTCGGCTTTGGAAAAGCCCATAAACGAAGCGGAGCGACAGGATTTCTGGGATCGATTAGCTCAGGAATCGGAAGGCGGCGTTCGTGGTTGGTACGCCTATGCATTATTACAAGACGCAAGGAAAAATGAAGGTTCCCAATGGATTCCATTATCAACGGATATCAATTGGACAGTTCGATGGTGTGTAAGCGAATATCTTGCCATGTTTCCTGACTTCTTTCCGCAACTTGAAACAACGCATGATCCAGATTCTATTCTCTCAAAAGCCTCTCCGCTAATACAATGGCTTAATGATAGAAATGGATAA